GCGCAATCGCTGGCACCCACTCTTACAGCAAAAAGGCTTCGTTCAAAACGGCTTCGAGAACCGGTACTTCAGGCAGGCTGCTACGCGAGTAAGCAGATGAATACCCGGTTTACGATTTTTGCCAGTGCAAACCCTGCCGAGCGGTCAAGGTTACGGTGGTGTTGCTTGCTCATGGTGCACACTCCGCCCTTCCTGTTGCTCCCCCACGCAGGAAAGGAGGGGGCGAGCGCGGCACCTGAAGCAGTGGTCAGCAAGGAGCCGAAGAAGGAGCGGATGCCGCGAGTGGACTGGGCGAAGCTGCTGCGCAGGAGGTTCGCGTTGGCGGTCTCCCGGAGTCAGATCCTTGAGCGGAACAATGACCACGGACCTTCCGCCAACAAAAGGGGCTCGAAGTGATCTTCCCATGCCAAGAGCCTGGTCTTGCTCGGATCATGCGGAACTCTCCATGAGATGGATGCTCCTGTGCACCGGAGCTTCTCGAAGGTGGGGCAGGTGTCCGCTCGGCACCTGAGCCTCAATCAGCCCTGCTTCATCGACTGCACCTTCGAGGTGAAGCAGGAGTTGAAGAATTACCAGAGCTGGGTGGCCGCGTCCCTCAAGGGCTGCCGGTTCAAGGGTCGGCTGACAGGGTGTGACTTCGGCTACTGGCCTGAATACATGAGCCTGCCGTGGTATCAGCATGGCTTCATCGAGGACTGCGACTTCACCGAGGCCCAGATGGATGCTTGCCGCATCATGGGCTGTGACCCTGCCACCATCCGCTTCCCCAAGTGGCCCTGATTCACCATTCTGGACCCCATTGGGCGAGCCCGCGAACTCAACAGCATCCAGTGGCCGGGAGGTTTTCGCCCCATCATCGTGGAGAGGCAGTACAGGGATCCTCCCCGCACAACGGCCGTGACGTTCTACGCCCCCGCCCTCGCCAGGCGCCGCAAGACCACAGCGGAAGCGTTCAGGGCCGTCATCGAGCAGTTCGACTGCATCGTCTACTGACTGGGCCATGCCGAAGTCGCGCGACACCTTCCGGAGGGTCGTACTGCCGCGGAGGCGAAGTCTCCGCCAATAAGGTCACGACGCCGAGGGCAGTTCGTCCAAGCTCCTCAGGTTCTCCTCGGCCATGCGGCGGTACTGCGGGACAATCTCCACGGCCAGCACCGCTCGCAGTTGATGACGTGCCCCTTCGAGATCTCCTGCTTCCTGACAACGGATCATCCGGTGAAGAGCTTGTGAAAGCCGCTGCTTTCCGTCGTCCATGCGCTTCAACATCACCGCCAGGAGTGCCTCGGTGCCTCCCACGGTCCTGAGAGACTCTTCGGTTTCGGTCTCACTGATGGCCACGATAGGCGCGGTCCGCCGCAGGAAGTCGCGCAGGTCGTCGCGGAGTTCCAGCGATTGGCCCTGTTGAACCCGGAGAGCCAGGGCTCGGATCTGCCCCCATGGGTGAAAGTCCTGTTCGACCTGCCCGGTCAGGAAGATCGTCTCGAATGTTGCCAGATAGTCGAGTCGGATCTCGAGCTGCTCCCGGTAGTGAGAAACGACCTCGGCTGCGAGGGCATCTTCGATCACCTTCCGCGCGCCAGCGAAGTCGCCCTTGTCGCGCAGGGCATCGACTTGGGAATCCACCTTCCCCAAGCGCAGGGAGCCGTCCCGGATACGACGACCGATCTCCCGCAGGAGGGTGGTCGCTGTCGAGACACCGCGCAGGGCGTCTTCGATGTCCCCGGTGCTGATCGTCACGAGTCGGGCGCCTCCGCTCAGCAGGGCGCGGGTTTCGTCACTCAGCTCGAGCGCCTCTCCCTGCTCCAGTACTCGCTGCTCCAGTTGCTCGAATCGTCGCCAGACAAGCCGTTCCTCGTCGGTCATGGCTTCTTCTACCGCCTACGCGTGGGTTCCACCTGCGCTACACCTGCTTGCTTCTCATGATGCAATCGATTGCAACAGAGCCCGGGCGCGGACGACATCCTCGGCCCGGCGCAGCGGCGCCCCGTGGGCGGGCACGAGGATGGGCTCGCCCTCCAAGGACTCCAGCAGTGTCCGCGCGATCCGCCCCGGCTCGGTGCACAACACCGTCTTGAAGATGCGATTGATGCGCAACCCCGGAGCGCTGCCGCTCACCCAGAAGGCGAACTTCCAGAAGGGGTGGGGTGGAGGCGCGGCCTGGTTGCCCAACAACTCGTCGATATAGAGCACGGGCCGGGCCCCCCGGAGCACGCGCACCAGGGTGCCTCCGTTCTTGGAGCCGAGCAGCTCGCGGAAGACGACCTCGGGAGGGGTGGGCAGGCCCGAGAGGTCCGTGAAGGACTTCAGGCCGGGCCGGGTCAGGGCGGCGAGCGCCGCCGAGGGCGCGTAGGAGCGGGCCTCGGGATAACGGGCCTGCCACGCCGGCAGGCCCAGGTCATGTCCGGAGTGGGGGGCGACGATCGCCGTGACCCGGCCGTGGGCCTCGAGCGCGGCATGGTCCGCGTCCGACAGAACCGGCGGCGGGCTGACCACCGCGAGTTCTCCCGGGTGGAGCTGGACGGCGAACGCGTTGGTGGGCCCGAAGTGCCGGACCTCATACGCGTGGACCCACACCCCCGAACCTTCCAGCACCTCGTTCCAAGCCATGGTCACCCCCCGAAGCGGCGGCACGCTCCCCGCCGCTCAGTGCTTGCCGTACTCCAGCTTCACGCCCTTGCGCTGGGCGAAGATATAGGCCTCCATGGCCTTCATCCTCGGGTCATCCTCGGCGAGCGCCTTGCCACGCACGGGGTTCTCGATGCACCAGTTCACCATGTCGCGCAGCAGCGCCACGCGGCCGAGCTGCACCTGGTACTTCGGATAGGTCTCCGGGTGCGTGTTCGCCCCGTCCGGGTGGCACATGTCGCAGGAGATGGCCACGGTGCTGCCCAGCTCCTTGGAGTCATGGAACACCCGGTGCCCTTCCTTCACCATCTGCTCGGCCGAGGCCTTCCACAACGCCTCGTCCCGGGCGCTGAAGGCCCCATACGTATGGCCCGCCTGTTCCTGGTCGCCCTTCTGCTTCGCGACCCCTGCCGCGTCGGAGGCGGCACTCTCCCCCTGCTTCTTCACGTCCGCCTTGGCGGCCGGCGGAGGCGTGGGCGGCTGGGCCAGGGCCACGCGAGGGGGCACCGGATCCCAGTTCGCCTGGGGGTTCTTGCGATACCACTCCGCCATGAGCTGGTCGGAGATGGCCTGGGCCTGCTTCTTGTCGATTTGCGCGGGGTCCTTCACGCCCTTGACCTCGAGCGTCGTCTCGCCGTCGCACAGGGCGATCACCACGTTGCCCTCCGCCGAGCGGGGAACCTGATGCGTCGCGGGAGCGGGGGAGGTGCCCGGAGTGGACGCGTCCTTCGCGGACGCGGCTCCGAGCGACAGCAGACCGAGGGCGCCGAGCGCCGCGATGCCGGGTGTCTTGCGTGCGTTCATGGTGTGGGCTCCTAGTAGGACGGCAGTTTCGTCGCGGCCGGGCGGTCCTTCTTGCCCTTGGACGCGAGGTAGCTGGAGCGGACCGTGACGGGATCCCGGTCCCAGAGGTTGTAGAGCTTGTCCGCCAGCCCCTCGGCGGTCACGTCGAAGCGGCCGTCGCCGCACCCGTCGAAATTGCTGAAGGGATCCGCGCGGTTCATCTGCACCGTGAGCGAGGGCAGCCCCTCGGGGGCGTAGGGCCACGGCCACGCGGTGGACAGCATCCCGTGGAACTGGATGTTGCCGATCTGGTTGCTGAGCATCTGGTGCGTGTGGCCGTGGATGACCGTCACGTTCTCGAAGGGCCTGAGCAGCGCCTGGATCTCGTCCGCGTCCTCGGTCCAGAAGTTCCACGGCCGGTAGTATTTGTAGAGCGGCGAATGGCTGAAGATGATGAGGGGCGTCTTCTTGTCGACCTTGGCCAGGTCCTGCTTGAGCCACTCGCGGCCCGCCGCGCCCACCTCGAAGCGCGACTGCACGCCGTTGTCGAGCCCCGCCACCGTCTGCATGCGCTCCTCGGGCGTCATGCCGCGCTCGGTCCAGAAGTCCTTCTCGTTCACGCTCATGAGCGTGACGAAGTGCACGCCCTTGTGATCGAACGAGTACTGGGGCTCGCCGAAGTTGGTGCGCCAGTGCTCGCCCATGTCGAGGAACCAGTCGTGCTCGCCCACCATCATGCGCACGGGCGCCTTGACCGACTTGAGGAGCTCCCGGCCCAGGTCGAGCTCCTCCTTCTTGCCCAGTTGCGCCAGGTCGCCGCCGAAGAGGACGAAGTCCGGCTGGGGATCCAACCGGTTCACGTCATCCACCGCGCGCAGGATGGAGCGCACGAAGCGATCGTTGAGCTCCTTCTTGTACAGGTGTGTGTCGGAGATGTACGCGAAGGTGAAGCGGGGGCGGGCCGAAGGGGCGGCGTCGGCCACGCTGACGAGCTGGAAGCTGTGCGGGGTGATGAGGCTCTTGGCGGCCACGATGCCCGCGGACAGGCCCGCGAGCTTCATGAAGCCGCGGCGATCCAACCGGCGCAGGCCCTCGAAGAAGGCGTCGCGCTCCTCGTGGTGTTTCGTCTCGATGCTCTTGATGTGCTTCATGGCTCACTTCTCCGAGGACGGGCCCACGGGCCCATAGAAGCCGCGATCGGCGGGGTTGGAGATGGAGAGATCCGGGCTGACCCCGATGTCGCCGAGGTTGCCCTTCTTGCCCAGGGCCACGGCGGTATCGCGCTCGGGGCGTTTGTTCTTCCGGGCGCGCTGGCTCGCCAGCTCCTTCTTCTCCAGCGCCGCCAGGTCCTCCGACGTGAGCGCGAAGAGGAAGGCCACCACGTCGTCGATCTCCGGCTCGGTGAGGCCCAGCCGCTGCATGCCTCCATCGAGGAAGGGGTTGGGGATGCCGCCCTTGTTGTAGTGGTCCATCACGTCCCACAGGGTGGCGAGCGAGCCGT
The DNA window shown above is from Cystobacter fuscus DSM 2262 and carries:
- a CDS encoding DUSAM domain-containing protein, whose amino-acid sequence is MTDEERLVWRRFEQLEQRVLEQGEALELSDETRALLSGGARLVTISTGDIEDALRGVSTATTLLREIGRRIRDGSLRLGKVDSQVDALRDKGDFAGARKVIEDALAAEVVSHYREQLEIRLDYLATFETIFLTGQVEQDFHPWGQIRALALRVQQGQSLELRDDLRDFLRRTAPIVAISETETEESLRTVGGTEALLAVMLKRMDDGKQRLSQALHRMIRCQEAGDLEGARHQLRAVLAVEIVPQYRRMAEENLRSLDELPSAS
- a CDS encoding c-type cytochrome, whose protein sequence is MNARKTPGIAALGALGLLSLGAASAKDASTPGTSPAPATHQVPRSAEGNVVIALCDGETTLEVKGVKDPAQIDKKQAQAISDQLMAEWYRKNPQANWDPVPPRVALAQPPTPPPAAKADVKKQGESAASDAAGVAKQKGDQEQAGHTYGAFSARDEALWKASAEQMVKEGHRVFHDSKELGSTVAISCDMCHPDGANTHPETYPKYQVQLGRVALLRDMVNWCIENPVRGKALAEDDPRMKAMEAYIFAQRKGVKLEYGKH
- a CDS encoding metallophosphoesterase family protein is translated as MKHIKSIETKHHEERDAFFEGLRRLDRRGFMKLAGLSAGIVAAKSLITPHSFQLVSVADAAPSARPRFTFAYISDTHLYKKELNDRFVRSILRAVDDVNRLDPQPDFVLFGGDLAQLGKKEELDLGRELLKSVKAPVRMMVGEHDWFLDMGEHWRTNFGEPQYSFDHKGVHFVTLMSVNEKDFWTERGMTPEERMQTVAGLDNGVQSRFEVGAAGREWLKQDLAKVDKKTPLIIFSHSPLYKYYRPWNFWTEDADEIQALLRPFENVTVIHGHTHQMLSNQIGNIQFHGMLSTAWPWPYAPEGLPSLTVQMNRADPFSNFDGCGDGRFDVTAEGLADKLYNLWDRDPVTVRSSYLASKGKKDRPAATKLPSY